The Musa acuminata AAA Group cultivar baxijiao chromosome BXJ2-5, Cavendish_Baxijiao_AAA, whole genome shotgun sequence genomic interval CTCCATCATCCCCATCTGGTGGAACGCACGCTGCTGGCGTAAGTTCTGGTCGATAAAGCGGAGGCGCGGCGTCTCTCCCTTGGTGATGCCGGAGCCGCTCGCGCCCTCTTTGTCACCCAGAAGCTCGCACGTTTGCTTCAGCTGTGTGGCGATTGCATCCTTGAGGCACCGGAAGTGTCGCGACATGGCCTTCTGTGCGAGGGCTGTGTAAGGCGCCGCCGCTCCGAAGCCCATAACCGAGTCAAAGGAGTTCACCACCATCTGCATCTGGTCGCAGTAGTGGTTGTATCTTCTGTCCACCTGCGGCATCGGAAGATGTAAACCACCATACATACCGTCGAGTCTTACGTTTCATGGATCAAAGTGGGATACTATTACATTGAAGGCTAAGCAACAAAAAGGAGTGTAAAGAATGACACATGCCAAACTAAATAAGCTGTAGTAACACACCCAACACCGAGGACAAtaattttcttctccttttctgtCATGTGGCTGATACAAATGATGGACAAGAGGAGGAGGGGGTGAAgtcatttgagagagagagagagagagagctaggcCACGTTGGTGGAGATCAATCATGTCTTTTCTGCACCTGGGTGTCGGCTCACTGGCCTTCCAAGAAAGGTGAGGGACGAGTAGATGATATCAAGACTGCCAAAACGCTTAGATCTTTGGTAAAGCTGCTAAGCCAAATGTAAGGGCTGCATGAGGACAGTGCAGCAACCCAATGCCATAAGCCACTCACAGCACATTACAAGGATCGTTACTTGGAAGAATACATATTGTAGCAATATGTATagaaagtctctctctctctctctctctctctctctctctctctctaccaatAGAAACACCACAACCACAAAGTCAACACCGGTTTGGTTGGTGTGCAGTGTTACCGTGATGGGTAATGAATCTTTTGGAATCGGAACACCACAACACAAGCATTTGCATGTGGTGATGGTGGTAAACCAAGAAAAGTACCAGAGAAGGCGATTTCCCAAATCAAATGCAACTGTAATGATCTGTGTTGGAGAAAAGAATGAATCTGAAGTACAACAAGCACTATGGAGGAGATGCTCTCAAAAATGACTGGACAATTAATTAGCACATTTATCTTTTGTTGCTACCTGAACACAAAATAACATATTTGGTGGCCTCTCGATGAGAAAGAAATCAGCAAGAAGAGAAGGCTTGGTAAAGGTAAGAATTTTGTGTAAGAGGAGATGGAagtaagagagagggagagagtgaTACGTGCCTCATCAAGCATCGAGATAAGCTTGGCTTTCTTCCTCTGGTACTCAAATTTATCTGCAGAAGACAAGGTAGTGATGTCTGgtttggaggaagaagaagatgcagcagCTGAAGTGGAAGCACCACCACCGGCAGCGCCAGCGCCAGCGGCACTAGGGTTAACGTCAGGGTTGGAAGAGCCTCCACCTCGTTGCCGGCCTACCCTAGTCGCCTTCGACTGGCCTCTCCCCACGCTGCAGAACTCCTCCAAGAGCTGCTGCGCCGCCCTGGCGTACTTGGAGTTCCTGAGCACGTTCACTGCGGCCATGGCGCCGTAGCCCATGTGCGCCGGCTCACCATGGCCTTGCAAGTGTGATGttggatgctgctgctgctggttgtTAAAGTACAGCATCCCTTCCCGGAGTTTTAGCTCATCAGCTTTGGCCATGTCAAACTGTTGCAGAGATGAAGACAACGACAAGGAGAGCCCTTTTCCTTCTACTGGCCCTCCACCAAAGGACGCCTCTCCTCCGAAGGACTggggatggtggtggtggtggtggtggagtgtGGGAGGAGCCGCTTgtggaggtggagagggagacctcggttgtggcggcggcggcgctggCTGTGGTGGATTCATCAGAAAAAGCTGCATCGCAGCAGCCGAGTCGGCGTTCAAGCCCATCAACGGATGTTGCTGGCCGCCATCATGGTGGTGCTTCGACGTCGATTCACCAATTGAGCTCAAACCGCTGTTACCTCCCAGTACCACTCCTTGACGGCCTCCGTACCAATCGGCCGGGAAGCTACCCACCGCTGTTGGCCTCGGCGGGAGGCGGTAGCCGCCGGATATCTGGCTAGCGAGCAGCTCGGTGGCCGACGGTGCTGCTGCCGAGAAATTGAACATGTCCGATAACATGTTGCTGGCTCCGACGCTAGCGGGCTCGTAGATGCCGGCCACCTCGCCTTCCTCATCGATCGGAACGAGAGGGTTACCAGCAGCGTCGAATCCTTGCACCCTTAGCTTATCTCTCCGGCTCTGTTGCGCGatgtgctgctgctgctcttgGCTTATGGACCGGCCGAACCCATCGGAGAAGCTGAAGAGGCTTTGGTGGTAGCCTTGGGACATAGACGTAGGTGGAATATGCCCGGCGAGGGGTCTGTAGGCGGACTTGGGCGGGCTGAGGTAGGCGCAGGCGGGCTGAGATGGCTGCGTCGCTATTCCCATGCCGGTgtctctttcttcatcatcatGGAAGCCCAATTCACCCTATGTTAGCTGCAGATCAATATAAAGCAGACACCCACCCATCTTGTTACGCGCAATAAAAGGAagaaacatataaaatatttggaGACTTGAAGAAAGCAGGGAAGGAATTCACACAGTTAtttatgatctctctctctctctctctctctctctctctattttttttgttcttttcttttcctttccttgTTGAGTCTTCTTTATTACAAGGTGGTGGTGTTTGTGTTTGGTGCTGAAGAGATATAGGTTGTTACCTATAAGTTGTTGTTGGGTGGAGATCAGGAGGAGAGCTTTAGACCCAGAAGACATCATTGTCTTCCTGTGAGACTGAAAGCTTCTTCTTCCACACCACCTCCAGCTTTGTCGCTCTTgtccccctcctctctctctctctctctctctctctctctctctctcttccttcggCTCTGACTCTCCCTTCTCCAATCGCCTTCTGAAAGagaagatggagagagagagagagagagaaagaaaatagaaaatagaATGGAGGCTGGTAGCAGACAGACGCAAGATAAAAGTCGGCTGTTCCGATCCTCTCCTCCTCTATGGACAACTCCTTATCTTTAACTCTTCCTATAAGAAAGAAGCAATAATTTGAGAGGGAGGCTTGTGAACGAGAAGAAATGAGGgaaagaagaaaggagaaaacaaaaaacaaaaggaggagacctcctcttttcttttccTCCCAATTGACTCCCACTTCAAATGGTAAATGACCACTTGAGCCTCCTTCTCCGTGCATGCTTCATGAAAACCCACCGATCTTCTCCAGTTGATTAATGCAACTGAAGTGGTTGCCGTGGCAACCCGCATGCCAGTCTTGAGATGAACTACCAAGACAAGCAGAATCTAATTACGGCTCTCtcctcatgcatattgatcatgtctGTAGGTAGAGttgggggggaggaggaggagctatAGCAAGCAGTTAAATGCCTAAAGTTAGTCACCAGTTGGTACCAGGTTGAGATGCGTGaggaagcagagagagagagagagagagagagagagagagagagagagagagagggcaattCCGCCATTGCTCTACCTGCATTTGAGGCCCAGTATAAAGGAGATAAGGTTGTGAGTACCAACCATAAAAGGGGGTTTGGCATATGGCCTAAAGATGATTTGAACTTGATGATGGCCGTGGCCATCGGATGGGCATCGGTCGGCCGGATTGAGGTGGTCCTGGCGCGACGGTGGCCGCGTATTCTGTCGGTGATCGCCTGTAACACAGGCCATGATCCAACACCGTGTTGACACACCATATTCTACAACTGTGATCTGGCCATCGCTACTGCACCAACTCTTTCTTCCTTGGATCGTCTCTCTCGCCAGTCCACATGAACAGTAGCAGTTCACTGAATCCATCTGCATCTACATCACATACAGTGAGTTCATCATCTCCACCAATCTCTTCGAGTGGAGCAATTCTTATACCTCCCAATCTGTAGCAACCAGATCTGACGATGGTTACAGTAGCATCAACTTGACAAAGAGGGGAGATGGCACCATAGAACTGCTCAGGTGTAGGAAATATATACCCCATTATTTTCTGCAGGTGAAATTtggaccataacttctctaccaaTCCTTCTCTCGATGCTTCAACTCTGTGCACACTTGTGATGCATAACAAGTAGGAAATGAGACTGTGTGTGTGTGGatgtgttctctctctctctctctctctctctctctctctctgttcctctTGTTTCTGAGTCTTATCTTTGTAAtgaaaacacacacacatacacacactcaCCAATTAATCCATGAGAGGACCACCACAGCACTAGCCAACCCTCCCACCaccatcaacatcatcatcacatCCCTCTCAGCATCTCCTTAATCACATGCCAAAGGAGTGATGGTGTAGACTCTCCAAACCCCTTTTTTTCTCCTTCTGAGGAGCCCACATCTCCTGTTCATATTTAATTGCTAGCAAGGGAGTGGATGATGATTGTAGGTGCCCACTTCATGTAGCTTATTTGTACAGTGCCAAAGTCCCCAACTAGCCTAACTTGCACCTCATCTTCTCATTTATTTCTTGGAGAAAAAAAATCTTCTATGTCTATCATCATATCACTTCTCGTATGTATAAAACAATGGATGAAGAAATATACATGAAACTTCGACCATTACGATGTCCGTAGAGGACCAATGAAAGGATTATTTTTAGTGACTCAAAAATCAATCGCATTTTGCTACCTCATAGCTGTTAGGAGAAAAGTTTCatttcccatatatatatattcaaaattttGACAACCACCAAGTCAACTTTTGAATTCCTTGACAATTTGACTAATAGTTCATTTCTCATGGGATGTCACATGCAATCAAGGTGTCCTACTTAGAAGCTTCTATGGAAAATTTGGTAATTTGTGtatcaacctttttttttttggtttctaTCTCTCCTATGTTCTTTCAAAATTCAGAAAAAGGGCCATATtctttcaaagttcaaaaaaccaAAAGGCCATATAggatattattataatttgtcATGGTTCTTAGTTAATCAACACATTCAAAAAATATACCAGATAAAATTTTAAACCCTTAATTCTTGATAAATGATTCTAACATACTATCATCAAACCAATACTTTTAGTGTATACAATTGCATTTGATCCATTTTATCGACCCATTAGATCCTAAGGTGCAAATAATATCCATCGTTACCGCaccttttaatttttttgataaaactaaaaatcttatttttatcatatgtcACCACTAAAATAAAAGACATGTTCGATGGAATGACGCACAGAAGATGATGTAGGTTGTTTCGGGACATACTTGGtattttttatccttttcatAATTCCTTTATATTATTGGAGTCGTATCTTTTGATATGATTGGTTGACTAATTTGCTATGCTCTTGCAAGTTTATCGTGCAATAATACGATTAAAACTAACTTCAATTATTGACGGCATTATATTTCTAAGGAAAAGGAAAGAcgagaagaaggaaaaaagaagcaaaagtgtgtATTAGCTATGATTGTTATTATCGGTGAAAGTATTGGTAATAGAAGAGGAATGGAAAGGAGACATGAGGAATCTCTGAGTGGGCTCCAACAATTTTGGAAGCACATGCCCTCTTGCTTTTTGATTGCTCATCGCATCCATCCAACAATCCATGACACCAAATCTCCAACTTGCGATAATTGATCGTTCGTTCGTGTGATAATGGATGGAGCCGATGGATTTCATCGGTTTGTCATGTCGTGATCATATTTCTAGTTGTCTATGGGACAACATCGAGAGAATCTTGTGATGTCTGTGAGTTCGATGAAGGTTGAGTTTGATTGGGTTAGGAGTCTCTTCGAGGGTTTCTTGTGGAGGATTTGATATCCTCTTGAGCAACCTATGTCGATGTGGGTATGCATCAGTATTTGATTGGTGTCGAATATTCTTTCCCCATCAATTGATATTTATCTTCGAACATCAATCACCCTCTTTATACATAAATGCAAGAATTCTCATAATTTCCAAAGGAAAGTTGAAGATGTTTATTTAAATTCTAGATCGCATGATTGATGCAACGATTCACGATCGTATGGGTCCGCATTATCTCGAGATCGATTTCATCTTAATTTCCTTATGATAATAGTCTATTTACTATGAGACTTCTTTTGAACTCTATCAGATGTGAGTAATCCATCTATTTCATTGCACCTTCATGAGTCTTACAATTGGATTAGTGTGAGGGTTTATTGGTACAGATTTATGGGTTTTATGGGGTGCTCATAACGAtgctatttttaataatttaatgccttgtaatttttatttatttatttttaattgtcTCATACATTCATTCATGCTAGAATGAAGTCAATAGAATATACAGGAAATGTTATTTATTATCCTTGGCTTGTTAAATGAGAAAATTCAACTCTTTGCTGGATCAAATTAAATTCTGATGGTTCTTGGAATCATGATTGTGATAGTGATATCAGCTTCGTTGCTAGACACGATAATGCTTCTGTTATTTTTTAAGGTTGTAGGTAGGTATCTTCGGAAGTGCGACAATAATTATTGCGAGACGAAAACTAGCTTGTAACGATTACGCTTGACTTATGAGGATGAGCTTCGTTGAGTTAACATCGAGATAGAATCTATGACGACGGTGGATATCATAAGCAAATAGTATCTTGCTCTATGGTAAATTTTGAATATTGTCGCGtattttatatctaatatttattatggATGATCATAAGATCTCATATATGTTTGAGTCTTTAGAAGAATTTTTATCCTTCAAATTTAGATTTTTGATATACTCTGAGACGGATAGAATTGTTTCCTAtcggatttcgataaaaaaaaaaaaaagtatgacaTGAGAACATTTTTCCAAAGTTTGTATGTCATTTTTCTCTCTCTAACAAagagatataatattatttatgagaaaaaaaaaaagaaaagaaaagaaaagaaaggttgGTACGAGGAAGCATCAAAATGAGTCTCATCAATCCATCACTTTCCGGGCCTCAAAAAGAAGGAAGCAGTAAGAAAAGTATGATACGAGTATAAGAAATGGCACACAAGTGGCCAAAGCAGGAATCCATATTGTGATCCGAGAGCCCCGCACTCAGAATCTTTCTGTCATTTCAGCTCCCCTATCCTGACAAGGAGTCTGACTGCAACTTGCACCTTTCttcatcctacaaaaaataaaaaatcagagTTACGGTATTCatgctcttctttcttctttgatcCTTCTGAACAATCTCAAAATGTAGGTTTAATTACATGTAAGTTTTCCTCAGATGCATAGAACATCCAATCATGGATGTTCTTGATAAGCTTTCTCCATTTCTGGGACCATATTACATGTGGAGCAAACAAAGGAGAGCAGTCGCTGTTAGTTCAGATGTCATGTTCAAGGCCTGTAGATGCACACATCACTGCATGTCAATTTGTTGCTGGCCTTGAAAGAAAGCAAAAGCAATGGCAACACCGATTAATCGTCTTTCACTCGGTGGTAGTTCTTAGTATCCATCTCCAAGTCAAGTGATAAAACACAGTCATTCTTCGTGAAGTGATACTACATGAACACAGAGACAGATGGAGAGGAGTACCCTTTCTGAATTGAtacatgcagagagagagagagagataggggtGTTGTCTATCGTGTGTGGTCATGCATGATTAAGCTCCCCATGTTTACTGTAGCTTAAGTTCATCCCCCTGACAAAGGACACAAGAAAGAAATGACATGAGAACAAGATCAGGTCGAGCTGCAACTGATGATAAAGATAGCTACAGCATCTGGTGTCACTTCTTGGGAGAACAAAGAAAGAGAAATAAGAACAGAAACAAAGGAAGGGGAAGACTAGTGAAAAAGCAGTGTTTTGCAAGTCAAACATGACACAAATCACACACACAGAGCACAGAAAGAGAGAACCTCAAAGATCAAAGTGCAC includes:
- the LOC135612254 gene encoding BEL1-like homeodomain protein 2 isoform X2, translated to MGIATQPSQPACAYLSPPKSAYRPLAGHIPPTSMSQGYHQSLFSFSDGFGRSISQEQQQHIAQQSRRDKLRVQGFDAAGNPLVPIDEEGEVAGIYEPASVGASNMLSDMFNFSAAAPSATELLASQISGGYRLPPRPTAVGSFPADWYGGRQGVVLGGNSGLSSIGESTSKHHHDGGQQHPLMGLNADSAAAMQLFLMNPPQPAPPPPQPRSPSPPPQAAPPTLHHHHHHHPQSFGGEASFGGGPVEGKGLSLSLSSSLQQFDMAKADELKLREGMLYFNNQQQQHPTSHLQGHGEPAHMGYGAMAAVNVLRNSKYARAAQQLLEEFCSVGRGQSKATRVGRQRGGGSSNPDVNPSAAGAGAAGGGASTSAAASSSSSKPDITTLSSADKFEYQRKKAKLISMLDEVDRRYNHYCDQMQMVVNSFDSVMGFGAAAPYTALAQKAMSRHFRCLKDAIATQLKQTCELLGDKEGASGSGITKGETPRLRFIDQNLRQQRAFHQMGMMEQEAWRPQRGLPERSVNILRSWLFEHFLHPFLMLSGTLVMQISICWHGRQVYPEIRSPTGSSMLGSAYGSPWWRTCTNRSSKRRGRKARRVRRAAKEHSHHHHHHHSSSSSSKHSKSAE
- the LOC135612254 gene encoding BEL1-like homeodomain protein 4 isoform X1, coding for MGIATQPSQPACAYLSPPKSAYRPLAGHIPPTSMSQGYHQSLFSFSDGFGRSISQEQQQHIAQQSRRDKLRVQGFDAAGNPLVPIDEEGEVAGIYEPASVGASNMLSDMFNFSAAAPSATELLASQISGGYRLPPRPTAVGSFPADWYGGRQGVVLGGNSGLSSIGESTSKHHHDGGQQHPLMGLNADSAAAMQLFLMNPPQPAPPPPQPRSPSPPPQAAPPTLHHHHHHHPQSFGGEASFGGGPVEGKGLSLSLSSSLQQFDMAKADELKLREGMLYFNNQQQQHPTSHLQGHGEPAHMGYGAMAAVNVLRNSKYARAAQQLLEEFCSVGRGQSKATRVGRQRGGGSSNPDVNPSAAGAGAAGGGASTSAAASSSSSKPDITTLSSADKFEYQRKKAKLISMLDEVDRRYNHYCDQMQMVVNSFDSVMGFGAAAPYTALAQKAMSRHFRCLKDAIATQLKQTCELLGDKEGASGSGITKGETPRLRFIDQNLRQQRAFHQMGMMEQEAWRPQRGLPERSVNILRSWLFEHFLHPYPSDADKHLLARQTGLSRNQVSNWFINARVRLWKPMVEDMYQQEFKEEGEESEKGETSRQRAQSPPPPPSQQQQQQQTQQVRRVGEANAPAEGDPSASSSSMSRQHHFVSSSETLPPGVAFSHHGHSSGGSDDNVLIMPHVPASDVYRFGTTAGAASSLGAPAPARFGTTGDVSLTLGLRHAGGNPSEKSQFSVRDFGG